A single region of the Sorghum bicolor cultivar BTx623 chromosome 9, Sorghum_bicolor_NCBIv3, whole genome shotgun sequence genome encodes:
- the LOC8066599 gene encoding tRNA (adenine(58)-N(1))-methyltransferase catalytic subunit TRMT61A, with protein sequence MTMVPLDPSSKPTSQRLITEGDTVVVYERHDAMRAVAVRAGGVLQNRFGVFRHDDWIGRPFGSKVFGSCGGGGKAKAKAGGGGFVHLLAPTPELWTLVLSHRTQILYIADISLVVAYLELVPGCLVLESGTGSGSLTTSLARAVAPHGQVHTFDFHQQRAASAREDFEKNGLSSLITVNVRDVQGEGFPEEHCGAADAVFLDLPQPWLAIPSVGSMLKKDGVLCSFSPCIEQVQRACEAMKTSFTDIRTFEILLRTYEVRDVALKSVTSEEACVGPLPQKRRMLTSPGENTGCTQRSSSILVRPCSTAKGHTGYLTFARLCV encoded by the exons ATGACGATGGTCCCCCTCGACCCCTCGTCCAAGCCCACCTCGCAGCGTCTTATCACGGAGGGCGACACGGTGGTGGTGTACGAGCGCCACGACGCGATGCGAGCCGTCGCGGTGCGCGCCGGCGGGGTGCTCCAGAACCGCTTCGGCGTCTTCCGCCACGACGACTGGATCGGCCGCCCCTTCGGATCCAAGGTATTCGGTTCTTGCGGCGGAGGAGGCAAGGCCAAGGCCAAGGCGGGCGGCGGTGGGTTCGTGCACCTCCTCGCGCCCACCCCGGAGCTCTGGACTCTCGTGCTCAGCCACCGGACACAGATCCTTTACATCGCCGACATCAGCCTCGTCGTCGCCTACCTCGAGCTTGTGCCTGGTTGCCTTGTGCTCGAGTCGGGTACGGGCAGCGGGTCGCTCACCACTTCGCTGGCACGCGCCGTCGCGCCGCATGGCCAAGTCCATACCTTCGATTTCCACCAGCAGAGGGCCGCCTCAGCTAG GGAAGACTTTGAGAAGAATGGCTTGAGCAGCCTCATCACAGTCAATGTGAGGGATGTACAAGGGGAAGGATTCCCAGAGGAACATTGTGGTGCTGCTGATGCTGTCTTCCTGGACTTGCCCCAGCCTTGGCTTGCAATACCATCTGTTGGGTCGATGCTAAAGAAAGACGGTGTTCTATGCTCCTTTTCGCCTTGTATTGAGCAAGTGCAGCGTGCTTGTGAAGCCATGAAAACATCTTTCACAG ATATTAGAACCTTTGAGATTCTTCTTCGCACGTATGAAGTACGAGATGTTGCTCTGAAGAGTGTCACCTCCGAGGAAGCATGTGTGGGGCCTCTTCCGCAGAAAAGAAGAATGTTGACAAGCCCAGGTGAAAACACAGGCTGCACACAAAGGAGTTCCTCCATTTTGGTTAGGCCGTGCAGCACTGCTAAAGGGCACACTGGGTACTTAACCTTTGCAAGGCTTTGCGTGTGA
- the LOC8066600 gene encoding uncharacterized protein LOC8066600 isoform X1, whose amino-acid sequence MELAMATGSSSSSLVTGLRWRTGSAAFSSAGDRRRSWTTTASGRGGGPRRLTVSAAAAAAAAACKTCKGKGAVECPGCKVYMIDCQMDEYIICCFCNTQLQIFTYIQTEMKLIHAGHRQEQEERQHFREMEVL is encoded by the exons ATGGAGCTTGCCATGGCcactggcagcagcagcagcagcttggtCACCGGCTTGAGGTGGAGGACAGGTTCTGCAGCATTCAGTAGCGCCGGGGATCGCCGCCGCAGCTGGACGACGACGGCATCCGGCCGTGGAGGTGGACCCCGCAGGCTGACG GTGtctgcagcagcagccgccgccgccgccgcctgcaaGACATGTAAGGGAAAGGGCGCAGTAGAATGCCCAGGGTGCAAGGTATATATGATAGACTGTCAGATGGATGAATATATCATTTGTTGTTTTTGCAACACACAGCTACAGATAtttacatacatacaaactgaAATGAAACTGATTCATGCAGGGCACCGGCAAGAACAAGAAGAACGGCAACATTTTCGAGAGATGGAa GTGCTTTGA
- the LOC8066600 gene encoding protein EMBRYO SAC DEVELOPMENT ARREST 3, chloroplastic isoform X2, giving the protein MELAMATGSSSSSLVTGLRWRTGSAAFSSAGDRRRSWTTTASGRGGGPRRLTVSAAAAAAAAACKTCKGKGAVECPGCKGTGKNKKNGNIFERWKCFDCQGFGLMSCPTCGKGGLTPEQRGER; this is encoded by the exons ATGGAGCTTGCCATGGCcactggcagcagcagcagcagcttggtCACCGGCTTGAGGTGGAGGACAGGTTCTGCAGCATTCAGTAGCGCCGGGGATCGCCGCCGCAGCTGGACGACGACGGCATCCGGCCGTGGAGGTGGACCCCGCAGGCTGACG GTGtctgcagcagcagccgccgccgccgccgcctgcaaGACATGTAAGGGAAAGGGCGCAGTAGAATGCCCAGGGTGCAAG GGCACCGGCAAGAACAAGAAGAACGGCAACATTTTCGAGAGATGGAa GTGCTTTGACTGCCAGGGGTTCGGGCTCATGAGCTGCCCTACCTGTGGCAAAGGAGGTCTCACACCCGAGCAGCGAGGGGAGAGATAG
- the LOC8067879 gene encoding transcription initiation factor IIA subunit 2 codes for MATFELYRRSTIGMCLTETLDEMVSSGTLSPELAIQVLVQFDKSMTDALENQVKSKVNIKGHLHTYRFCDNVWTFILTDASFKNEETTEQVGKVKIVACDSKLLGQ; via the exons ATGGCCACCTTCGAGCTGTACCGGAGGTCCACCATCGGCATGTGCCTCACCGAGACGCTGGACGAGATGGTCTCCAGCGGCACCCTCAGCCCGGAGCTCGCAATCCAGGTCCTCGTCCAGTTCGACAAG TCCATGACGGATGCTCTGGAGAACCAAGTTAAGAGCAAGGTTAACATCAAG GGCCATCTGCACACCTACAGGTTCTGTGACAATGTGTGGACCTTCATCTTGACAGATGCAAGTTTCAAGAACGAGGAGACCACAGAGCAGGTGGGCAAGGTGAAGATTGTGGCCTGTGATTCCAAATTGCTGGGACAATAG
- the LOC8066601 gene encoding putative disease resistance RPP13-like protein 2 encodes MEGKGINRQSAVDLMAGAIGCLLPKLGEFLKQEHNLETSIKQDIESLDTQLRTIMDTALPWVQQDDKHCAYQLRGLSYDIEDIMDNLLLLVGKASASKPITNQDSFKETLEDIKIQVKNLAASHAGNFVATISTVDPCLDDMYYKGSRRLVGTHKLRDTLISSMSSSSQRLKKISIWGAGGMGKTTLAKAVYENMKGDFHCSTFVSIGRLPDMKKALRDILIDIGKERYMVLNMTKLDKRQLIDELRHFLRNKRFLIVIDDIWDMPSCEVIKCALVDSGCGSRIITTSCRIDVAETSGEVFELMPLSIDDSKELFYATLFSSKSTITFDPLDEQFTEYILHKCGGVPLAIITIASLLARKPQDEWTRVYNSIGFGHEDYIAVENTRKIIQCSYYDLPSHLKTCILYLSIFPEYYVIEKDALVWRWVAEGFVHEEQGKSLFKVGERYLYELISRSMIELVENEGTNIRACRVHDMVLDLIRPVGKQEDFITILDGYDHDQRQSYQSNARIIAIQNRVLEKHDLMTRMHKPKVRSFNGYACRISSMTLLRLGFQNLRVLSLEGCEITADGSDGLKNLAGLLHLRYLGLHGRNIWNLPMEIGDLRYLQTLVLTDTYITALPHSVTLLRQLKCLWCFGLILELPEGMGNLTSLEELRLGTLDSNSLNFAKELSKMKDLRVLSIINTDTFYGKWMESLTESLSKLQKMEELELFCDGPSSDKPCCSHVIAPGAFPKLQYLRTKTWLMFHPGAVPCLKSVELHIHVHALKDANFDFHDFSKLSYLRLLEKAHVQINCWGGKMEDVEEAEVALKQVLHSHPNRSTLILERFGRCADNKEFKKISQKKIWVKDKYRKPCKVKCMGFLDLGYSDKLHHSRVGPEVITLESLIIMTGFLQ; translated from the exons ATGGAAGGTAAAGGAATCAACCGCCAATCTGCTGTGGATCTCATGGCAGGGGCCATTGGATGCCTACTCCCCAAGCTGGGCGAGTTCCTCAAGCAGGAGCACAATCTGGAAACTAGTATAAAGCAGGACATAGAGTCTCTTGATACACAGCTGAGGACAATAATGGACACTGCCCTGCCATGGGTGCAGCAGGACGATAAGCATTGTGCCTACCAACTGAGAGGGCTGTCATATGACATAGAAGATATCATGGACAACTTGCTGCTACTCGTCGGCAAGGCCTCAGCCTCAAAGCCTATCACAAACCAGGACAGCTTCAAGGAGACGTTGGAAGACATCAAGATCCAGGTGAAAAATCTGGCTGCCTCACATGCTGGCAATTTTGTGGCTACGATAAGTACTGTTGATCCATGCCTTGATGACATGTACTACAAAGGATCAAGACGACTTGTTGGCACCCACAAGTTAAGAGATACACTCATATCTAGCATGTCTTCATCGTCTCAGCGACTGAAGAAAATTTCTATCTGGGGTGCTGGAGGGATGGGCAAGACCACTCTTGCAAAAGCAGTCTATGAAAATATGAAAGGCGACTTCCATTGCAGCACTTTTGTTTCTATTGGCCGACTACCTGATATGAAGAAAGCCTTGAGGGACATTCTCATAGATATTGGCAAGGAAAGGTATATGGTTCTTAACATGACCAAGCTGGATAAAAGGCAGCTCATTGATGAGCTCCGACATTTCCTGAGAAACAAGAG ATTCTTAATTGTTATCGATGATATATGGGACATGCCTTCATGTGAAGTAATTAAATGTGCTTTGGTGGATAGTGGTTGTGGAAGTAGAATAATCACAACTTCTTGTAGAATCGACGTCGCAGAAACAAGTGGTGAAGTTTTCGAGCTAATGCCACTTTCCATTGATGACTCCAAGGAACTATTCTATGCCACATTATTTAGTAGTAAAAGCACAATTACTTTTGATCCACTAGATGAGCAGTTCACTGAATATATTCTTCACAAATGTGGTGGTGTACCATTGGCTATAATTACAATAGCTAGTTTGTTGGCCCGTAAACCACAAGACGAATGGACTAGGGtgtacaactctattggatttggGCATGAAGATTATATAGCTGTCGAGAACACAAGAAAGATAATCCAATGTAGTTACTATGACCTACCAAGCCATCTAAAGACCTGCATATTGTATTTAAGCATATTTCCCGAATACTATGTAATTGAGAAAGACGCATTGGTGTGGAGATGGGTAGCTGAGGGCTTTGTGCATGAAGAACAAGGGAAATCCTTATTTAAGGTCGGAGAGAGGTACTTGTATGAGCTTATTAGTAGAAGCATGATCGAGCTAGTAGAAAATGAGGGCACCAACATACGTGCTTGCCGTGTTCACGATATGGTGCTTGATTTGATCCGTCCTGTAGGAAAACAAGAAGACTTTATTACTATATTGGATGGGTATGATCATGATCAACGTCAAtcttatcaaagcaatgctcgTATAATAGCCATCCAAAATAGAGTCCTGGAGAAGCATGATCTGATGACTAGAATGCACAAACCAAAAGTGAGGTCATTTAACGGCTATGCGTGCCGTATTAGCAGTATGACGTTACTACGACTGGGTTTTCAGAATTTGCGTGTCCTTTCTTTAGAAGGTTGTGAGATAACTGCAGACGGTTCTGATGGTCTGAAGAATCTTGCGGGGTTACTTCACTTGAGATACCTTGGACTTCATGGGAGGAATATTTGGAATCTGCCAATGGAAATTGGTGATTTAAGATATTTACAGACACTAGTCTTGACGGATACCTACATAACGGCACTGCCACACAGTGTTACCCTGCTAAGACAACTGAAGTGCTTGTGGTGTTTTGGGTTAATACTAGAATTGCCAGAAGGGATGGGAAACCTAACATCATTGGAAGAGCTGCGGTTGGGGACACTTGACAGTAATTCCCTAAACTTTGCCAAAGAGCTGAGCAAGATGAAAGATCTACGGGTGCTCAGTATTATTAACACAGACACTTTCTATGGCAAGTGGATGGAATCCTTAACAGAGTCTCTAAGTAAATTGCAAAAAATGGAAGAACTAGAGCTTTTTTGTGATGGACCGAGCAGCGACAAGCCCTGCTGCAGCCATGTCATTGCTCCTGGAGCATTCCCCAAACTGCAGTACCTCAGAACGAAAACCTGGCTGATGTTTCATCCAGGTGCTGTGCCTTGCCTTAAATCTGTTGAGCTCCACATCCATGTGCACGCCCTCAAGGATGCCAACTTTGACTTCCACGACTTCTCTAAATTGAGTTACCTCCGTTTGCTTGAGAAAGCCCATGTTCAAATCAACTGCTGGGGAGGCAAGATGGAGGATGTAGAGGAGGCGGAGGTAGCACTGAAGCAAGTACTCCACAGCCATCCGAACCGTTCCACACTTATTCTTGAAAGATTTGGTCGGTGTGCAGATAACAAG GAGTTCAAGAAGATATCCCAAAAGAAAATATGGGTCAAAGATAAATATCGAAAACCATGCAAAGTCAAATGT ATGGGCTTCCTTGACCTTGGGTACAGTGACAAGTTACACCATTCTCGAGTGGGACCAGAAGTCATTACATTAGAATCATTAATTATAATGACAGGATTTCTCCAATAA
- the LOC8068638 gene encoding probable serine/threonine-protein kinase PBL7 isoform X1 yields MPQRLEFEEEEFRKEFENLRRLNHPNIVELLGYCYETRHEFVEYEGKFVVADEIYRALCFEFMHNGSLQEHLDDEFHGLDWQTRYKIIKGTCEGLKYLHEGLESPMYHLDLKPENILLNMDMAPKLADFGLSKLVYDDQTRATLRPLGTIGYCPPEFIEQNYVSNKFDIFSLGIVMIKIIAGSEGYRKTAEMPSQEFIYHVQENWRKRVQVIPGCTLQKHECHQMKRCIEIALECVSADRKQRPNIGDITSRLNETENNTENWPGLLPLKRRAYTLL; encoded by the exons ATGCCACAACGACTTGAATTTGAAGAGGAAGAATTCAGGAAGGAGTTTGAGAACCTTAGGAGACTCAACCATCCTAATATTGTAGAGCTACTTGGCTACTGCTATGAAACAAGGCATGAATTTGTCGAGTATGAAGGGAAGTTTGTTGTTGCTGATGAAATCTACAGAGCTCTCTGCTTTGAGTTTATGCACAATGGAAGTCTACAAGAACACCTTGACG ATGAATTCCATGGACTGGACTGGCAGACGCGCTACAAAATTATTAAGGGGACTTGCGAGGGTCTGAAATATCTTCATGAGGGTCTGGAAAGTCCTATGTACCATTTAGATCTAAAACCTGAAAATATATTACTCAACATGGATATGGCGCCAAAACTTGCAGATTTTGGTTTATCAAAGCTTGTCTACGATGACCAGACTCGAGCCACGTTGCGCCCTTTAGGAACAAT TGGATACTGTCCTCCTGAATTCATTGAACAGAATTATGTTTCCAACAAGTTTGACATATTCAGCTTGGGTATTGTGATGATAAAGATAATTGCTGGCTCCGAAGGCTACCGCAAGACAGCTGAAATGCCTTCCCAAGAATTTATCTATCAT GTACAAGAAAATTGGAGAAAAAGGGTACAGGTAATACCGGGTTGTACGTTACAAAAACatgaatgccaccaaatgaagAGATGCATTGAAATAGCTTTAGAGTGTGTCAGTGCTGACCGAAAGCAAAGGCCTAACATTGGGGATATCACAAGCAGGCTGAATGAAACAGAAAATAATACTGAGAATTGGCCAGGACTTTTGCCTCTGAAAAGGAGAGCTTACACATTGTTGTGA
- the LOC8068638 gene encoding probable serine/threonine-protein kinase PBL7 isoform X5 has product MPQRLEFEEEEFRKEFENLRRLNHPNIVELLGYCYETRHEFVEYEGKFVVADEIYRALCFEFMHNGSLQEHLDDEFHGLDWQTRYKIIKGTCEGLKYLHEGLESPMYHLDLKPENILLNMDMAPKLADFGLSKLVYDDQTRATLRPLGTIGYCPPEFIEQNYVSNKFDIFSLGIVMIKIIAGSEGYRKTAEMPSQEFIYHVQENWRKRVQAE; this is encoded by the exons ATGCCACAACGACTTGAATTTGAAGAGGAAGAATTCAGGAAGGAGTTTGAGAACCTTAGGAGACTCAACCATCCTAATATTGTAGAGCTACTTGGCTACTGCTATGAAACAAGGCATGAATTTGTCGAGTATGAAGGGAAGTTTGTTGTTGCTGATGAAATCTACAGAGCTCTCTGCTTTGAGTTTATGCACAATGGAAGTCTACAAGAACACCTTGACG ATGAATTCCATGGACTGGACTGGCAGACGCGCTACAAAATTATTAAGGGGACTTGCGAGGGTCTGAAATATCTTCATGAGGGTCTGGAAAGTCCTATGTACCATTTAGATCTAAAACCTGAAAATATATTACTCAACATGGATATGGCGCCAAAACTTGCAGATTTTGGTTTATCAAAGCTTGTCTACGATGACCAGACTCGAGCCACGTTGCGCCCTTTAGGAACAAT TGGATACTGTCCTCCTGAATTCATTGAACAGAATTATGTTTCCAACAAGTTTGACATATTCAGCTTGGGTATTGTGATGATAAAGATAATTGCTGGCTCCGAAGGCTACCGCAAGACAGCTGAAATGCCTTCCCAAGAATTTATCTATCAT GTACAAGAAAATTGGAGAAAAAGGGTACAG GCTGAATGA
- the LOC8068638 gene encoding uncharacterized protein LOC8068638 isoform X3, producing the protein MKKTKCAWKKSILVRTNNHSFFILVDSQNCQNAQWTPPLCFSRRDDRKACAAALHALSEFHSSSNRTNNYGTSRTCSAGFVALRHARHRCCRSRAKFLLNVGSKRELREAIKLPRVDAGRRDQTSAWRRPYSSSWRQLPSSPLLEDAGDVVHVSADAVICGGEARGQGSIGKVHAFAHAHQETATVVAMKEAGGGDAEKGRRRWREEELHPGVLPLAACHSWSSSTKWPILDAMLSLFSMLASVSLLDGL; encoded by the exons ATGAAGAAAACCAAGTGTGCATGGAAGAAGTCCATTCTTGTTAGAACAAACAATCACAGCTTCTTCATACTTGTTGATAGCCAAAATTGTCAAAATGCACAATGGACTCCACCGTTATGTTTCTCTCGTCGAGACGATCGAAAAGCAT GCGCTGCCGCTTTGCATGCTCTTTCAGAATTCCATTCGTCAAGCAACAGAACAAACAACTATGGGACGAGCAGAACGTGTTCCGCCGGCTTCGTGGCTCTGCGCCATGCGCGGCACCGCTGCTGTAGATCGAGGGCCAAGTTCCTGCTCAACGTCGGGTCCAAGAGGGAGCTCAGGGAGGCCATCAAGCTCCCCCGCGTGGACGCAG GCAGGAGAGACCAAACGAGCGCATGGAGGCGACCGTATTCCAGTTCATGGCGGCAGCTGCCGTCGTCTCCGCTGCTGGAGGATGCGGGCGACGTGGTGCACGTGTCTGCAGATGCGGTGATTTGTGGTGGCGAAGCTAGAGGGCAGGGCTCGATCGGCAAGGTGCACGCGTTCGCCCACGCCCACCAAGAAACAGCAACGGTGGTAGCCATGAAGGAAGCAGGAGGAGGGGACGCAGAGAAAGGGAGGAGAAGGTGGAGGGAGGAAGAATTACACCCTGGTGTGCTACCACTAGCTGCCTGTCACTCGTGGTCATCTTCAACTAAGTGGCCCATCCTCGATGCCATGCTCAGCCTCTTCTCAATGCTTGCCTCGGTTTCCCTATTGGATGGACTGTAA
- the LOC8068638 gene encoding uncharacterized protein LOC8068638 isoform X2, giving the protein MHNGLHRYVSLVETIEKHVWIVSFVVPLIMYGLPKVPTMDSLNFSCSQTGAAALHALSEFHSSSNRTNNYGTSRTCSAGFVALRHARHRCCRSRAKFLLNVGSKRELREAIKLPRVDAGRRDQTSAWRRPYSSSWRQLPSSPLLEDAGDVVHVSADAVICGGEARGQGSIGKVHAFAHAHQETATVVAMKEAGGGDAEKGRRRWREEELHPGVLPLAACHSWSSSTKWPILDAMLSLFSMLASVSLLDGL; this is encoded by the exons ATGCACAATGGACTCCACCGTTATGTTTCTCTCGTCGAGACGATCGAAAAGCATGTATGGATTGTCTCGTTTGTTGTTCCTCTCATCATGTATGGACTCCCAAAAGTCCCAACTATGGATTCCCTTAACTTTTCCTGTAGCCAAACAGGCGCTGCCGCTTTGCATGCTCTTTCAGAATTCCATTCGTCAAGCAACAGAACAAACAACTATGGGACGAGCAGAACGTGTTCCGCCGGCTTCGTGGCTCTGCGCCATGCGCGGCACCGCTGCTGTAGATCGAGGGCCAAGTTCCTGCTCAACGTCGGGTCCAAGAGGGAGCTCAGGGAGGCCATCAAGCTCCCCCGCGTGGACGCAG GCAGGAGAGACCAAACGAGCGCATGGAGGCGACCGTATTCCAGTTCATGGCGGCAGCTGCCGTCGTCTCCGCTGCTGGAGGATGCGGGCGACGTGGTGCACGTGTCTGCAGATGCGGTGATTTGTGGTGGCGAAGCTAGAGGGCAGGGCTCGATCGGCAAGGTGCACGCGTTCGCCCACGCCCACCAAGAAACAGCAACGGTGGTAGCCATGAAGGAAGCAGGAGGAGGGGACGCAGAGAAAGGGAGGAGAAGGTGGAGGGAGGAAGAATTACACCCTGGTGTGCTACCACTAGCTGCCTGTCACTCGTGGTCATCTTCAACTAAGTGGCCCATCCTCGATGCCATGCTCAGCCTCTTCTCAATGCTTGCCTCGGTTTCCCTATTGGATGGACTGTAA
- the LOC8068638 gene encoding uncharacterized protein LOC8068638 isoform X4 — MDSTVMFLSSRRSKSIQTGAAALHALSEFHSSSNRTNNYGTSRTCSAGFVALRHARHRCCRSRAKFLLNVGSKRELREAIKLPRVDAGRRDQTSAWRRPYSSSWRQLPSSPLLEDAGDVVHVSADAVICGGEARGQGSIGKVHAFAHAHQETATVVAMKEAGGGDAEKGRRRWREEELHPGVLPLAACHSWSSSTKWPILDAMLSLFSMLASVSLLDGL, encoded by the exons ATGGACTCCACCGTTATGTTTCTCTCGTCGAGACGATCGAAAAGCAT CCAAACAGGCGCTGCCGCTTTGCATGCTCTTTCAGAATTCCATTCGTCAAGCAACAGAACAAACAACTATGGGACGAGCAGAACGTGTTCCGCCGGCTTCGTGGCTCTGCGCCATGCGCGGCACCGCTGCTGTAGATCGAGGGCCAAGTTCCTGCTCAACGTCGGGTCCAAGAGGGAGCTCAGGGAGGCCATCAAGCTCCCCCGCGTGGACGCAG GCAGGAGAGACCAAACGAGCGCATGGAGGCGACCGTATTCCAGTTCATGGCGGCAGCTGCCGTCGTCTCCGCTGCTGGAGGATGCGGGCGACGTGGTGCACGTGTCTGCAGATGCGGTGATTTGTGGTGGCGAAGCTAGAGGGCAGGGCTCGATCGGCAAGGTGCACGCGTTCGCCCACGCCCACCAAGAAACAGCAACGGTGGTAGCCATGAAGGAAGCAGGAGGAGGGGACGCAGAGAAAGGGAGGAGAAGGTGGAGGGAGGAAGAATTACACCCTGGTGTGCTACCACTAGCTGCCTGTCACTCGTGGTCATCTTCAACTAAGTGGCCCATCCTCGATGCCATGCTCAGCCTCTTCTCAATGCTTGCCTCGGTTTCCCTATTGGATGGACTGTAA
- the LOC8068640 gene encoding probable serine/threonine-protein kinase PBL28: MSLVGKDMDIELELLEKITNKFSEDQKVGSGGYGDVYRGVYNGEVIAVKKLHPLQGLDDKSFEREFRNLRGIDHENVVRLLGYCYALKMKFVTHNGELVRAKEMERVLCFEYMQGGSLDKHISDESCDLDWPTCYKIIKGTCEGLNHLHNARGKPIFHLDLKPANILLDQNKTPKIGDLGLSRLVTSSDTHKTETITGTQGYMPPEYMKEGFISMKFDVFSLGVIILKIMAGNIGYPRCYNLPHEEFVELVTNSWKERLQGRSGSSSQEINILRLKACLDIALRCVRDDRKKRPSVNDIVKELEQLESKIKEILLSSDQSKNLIGQQQIRSPADSNILAVDPTLELRFAFEPKKDISCCLQLTNLTEASIAFNIKTNRTKYYTEPSKGIMPPCSKRYVLVTLPAQEEVPPSNDMQCHDMFLVQSVHVSKELTSDDEITGDLFEEAMTEKVVDVVKLPIVYVARAQFTQ, from the exons ATGAGCCTCGTGGGTAAGGACATGGACATTGAACTCGAGTTGCTTGAAAAAATTACAAACAAGTTTTCAGAGGACCAAAAAGTTGGCAGTGGTGGGTATGGAGATGTTTACCGG GGCGTGTATAATGGGGAAGTGATTGCTGTGAAGAAGCTTCACCCGCTCCAAGGGCTAGATGATAAATCGTTTGAGAGGGAATTCCGTAACCTTAGGGGGATTGACCATGAAAATGTCGTGAGGCTACTTGGCTACTGCTATGCATTAAAAATGAAGTTTGTTACGCACAACGGAGAGTTAGTCCGTGCTAAAGAAATGGAGCGCGTTCTCTGCTTTGAATATATGCAAGGTGGAAGCCTTGATAAACATATttcag ATGAATCTTGTGATCTTGACTGGCCGACATGTTACAAAATTATTAAAGGGACCTGTGAGGGCTTAAACCACCTGCATAACGCACGGGGAAAACCTATTTTCCATCTGGACTTAAAACCTGCTAATATATTGCTTGATCAGAATAAGACGCCAAAAATCGGAGATCTCGGTTTGTCCAGACTTGTTACTTCATCAGATACCCATAAAACAGAGACTATCACAGGAACACA GGGGTACATGCCACCTGAATACATGAAGGAGGGTTTTATATCGATGAAGTTTGACGTGTTCAGCTTGGGAGTCATAATCCTGAAAATAATGGCCGGAAATATAGGCTACCCCCGCTGTTATAATTTGCCTCACGAAGAGTTTGTTGAGCTT GTAACTAACAGCTGGAAGGAAAGGCTGCAGGGCAGATCGGGGAGTTCATCACAAGAAATAAACATCCTACGACTGAAGGCTTGTCTTGATATAGCACTAAGATGTGTACGTGATGACCGAAAGAAGCGGCCTTCTGTAAATGACATTGTCAAAGAACTGGAACAACTAGAATCTAAGATCAAGGAAATCTTACTCTCTTCTGATCAGTCAAAAAACCTAATTGGCCAGCAACAG ATCAGGAGCCCTGCTGACTCCAACATTCTTGCCGTCGATCCGACCCTGGAGCTGCGCTTTGCATTCGAGCCAAAAAAGGACATATCGTGCTGTCTGCAGTTGACAAACCTAACTGAAGCCTCCATTGCATTTAACATAAAGACTAACAGAACCAAGTACTACACAGAGCCCAGCAAAGGGATTATGCCACCATGTTCCAAACGCTATGTCTTGGTGACGTTGCCAGCACAGGAGGAGGTACCGCCGTCCAACGACATGCAATGCCATGACATGTTCCTTGTGCAGAGTGTTCATGTCAGCAAGGAACTAACATCTGATGACGAGATCACCGGAGACTTGTTTGAAGAAGCCATGACGGAGAAGGTGGTGGATGTGGTCAAACTGCCGATTGTTTATGTTGCACGAGCTCAGTTTACACAGTAA